A window of the Terriglobia bacterium genome harbors these coding sequences:
- a CDS encoding NAD(P)H-hydrate dehydratase, giving the protein MKIVTAAEMREIDRVTSERHGVPSLTLMENAGAAVAEFVLGRYPQANRIGIVCGRGNNGGDGFVAARKLREAGRAVTVILLADPSELKGDAAEMFQRMGHSPLVIKSVGEFRSEAARKALAGDILIDAILGTGFRPPVTELYADAIHALNATGLPVVAVDIPSGADADAMAPPAEKDLVARADAVVTFTAPRPAHIFANLTAGPIVCSRIGSPDQAIASQLKLEVVTAGDVARFAERRDPEAHKGSFGHVLVVGGSTGKAGAAAMAGMAALRSGAGLVTVATAKSVLPTVAGFAPEIMTEPLAETETGAISMRALEYGRFDALVEGKTVIALGPGFSRHTEAAQFARSVFDLHYLPLVIDADGLNAFEGCPAKLDGHRRPLVLTPHPGEMARLTGLSTRDIQKDRVAIARKFALERHAIVVLKGHRTVIAQPDGPTWINPTGNPGMASGGTGDVLTGMISGFIAQNPKDILGAVLAGVFLHGLGGDIARNLVGEQSLVATDILAMLPLAFDRVRQRAKEKFVLISE; this is encoded by the coding sequence ATGAAGATCGTCACCGCCGCCGAAATGCGCGAGATCGACCGCGTCACCAGCGAGCGCCACGGCGTCCCCTCGCTCACCCTGATGGAGAACGCGGGCGCCGCGGTAGCGGAGTTCGTGCTCGGGCGCTATCCGCAGGCGAACCGGATCGGCATCGTGTGCGGCAGGGGAAACAACGGCGGAGACGGCTTCGTCGCGGCGCGAAAGCTGCGGGAGGCGGGCAGGGCAGTGACGGTCATCCTGCTTGCCGACCCGTCCGAACTCAAGGGCGACGCGGCGGAGATGTTCCAGCGCATGGGCCACTCGCCACTGGTCATCAAGTCGGTGGGCGAGTTCCGATCCGAGGCGGCGCGCAAGGCGCTCGCCGGCGACATTCTGATCGACGCGATCCTGGGCACGGGCTTCCGCCCTCCGGTGACCGAACTCTATGCCGACGCGATCCATGCGCTGAACGCGACGGGCCTGCCCGTGGTAGCCGTCGATATTCCGTCGGGTGCGGACGCGGATGCAATGGCGCCCCCCGCGGAGAAAGACCTCGTAGCCCGCGCCGACGCGGTGGTGACCTTCACCGCCCCTCGTCCCGCGCACATCTTCGCTAACCTGACCGCCGGCCCGATCGTTTGCTCGCGGATCGGCTCCCCCGACCAGGCCATCGCGTCCCAACTCAAGCTGGAGGTGGTGACCGCGGGCGACGTCGCGCGCTTTGCCGAGCGGCGCGATCCCGAAGCGCACAAGGGCAGCTTTGGACATGTGCTGGTGGTCGGCGGTTCGACCGGCAAGGCGGGAGCGGCGGCGATGGCGGGCATGGCGGCACTGCGCTCCGGCGCCGGGCTGGTGACGGTCGCCACAGCGAAATCGGTGCTGCCCACTGTGGCGGGCTTTGCGCCGGAGATCATGACCGAGCCGCTGGCCGAGACGGAAACCGGAGCCATCTCCATGCGCGCCCTCGAGTACGGCCGGTTCGACGCCCTCGTCGAGGGCAAAACTGTCATCGCCCTCGGCCCCGGCTTCTCCCGCCACACTGAGGCGGCGCAGTTCGCACGCTCCGTCTTCGACCTGCATTACCTGCCGCTGGTCATCGACGCCGACGGGCTGAACGCCTTTGAGGGCTGCCCGGCCAAGCTCGACGGCCACCGCCGGCCCCTGGTGCTCACGCCGCATCCCGGCGAAATGGCCCGTCTGACGGGGCTTTCCACGCGTGACATCCAGAAGGACCGCGTCGCCATTGCGCGCAAGTTCGCCCTGGAGCGGCACGCGATCGTGGTGTTGAAGGGCCACCGCACGGTCATCGCGCAGCCGGACGGCCCGACCTGGATCAACCCTACCGGCAACCCCGGCATGGCCTCCGGCGGCACCGGCGACGTGCTCACCGGGATGATCTCCGGCTTCATCGCGCAGAACCCAAAAGACATCCTGGGCGCTGTGCTTGCGGGTGTCTTTCTTCACGGGCTAGGGGGGGACATCGCGCGCAACCTGGTGGGCGAGCAATCGCTGGTGGCGACCGACATCCTGGCCATGTTGCCCCTGGCCTTCGACCGCGTGCGCCAGCGGGCAAAGGAAAAATTCGTTCTGATCTCCGAATAA
- the tsaE gene encoding tRNA (adenosine(37)-N6)-threonylcarbamoyltransferase complex ATPase subunit type 1 TsaE — translation MEFTTHSAEETTALGRTLAEHMKPPKMTLLRGDLGAGKTTLIKGIVEGFKAAEQEDVTSPTFTLIREYRGPGVTVYHIDLYRVDTQHELETLGIDDLFADDAVLLIEWGDKFERFRRECDVEIAIERTGDNSRRITLTPR, via the coding sequence ATGGAATTCACGACACATTCGGCGGAGGAGACGACTGCTCTAGGGCGGACGCTGGCCGAGCACATGAAACCGCCCAAGATGACGCTGCTGCGCGGCGACTTGGGTGCGGGCAAGACCACGCTCATCAAGGGCATCGTGGAGGGATTCAAGGCCGCCGAACAGGAAGACGTCACCAGCCCGACCTTCACCCTCATCCGCGAGTACCGCGGCCCGGGAGTCACGGTCTATCACATCGATCTTTACCGCGTGGACACGCAGCACGAACTAGAGACATTGGGGATCGACGATCTTTTCGCCGACGATGCCGTCCTGCTGATCGAGTGGGGGGACAAGTTCGAGCGCTTTAGGCGCGAGTGTGACGTGGAGATCGCGATCGAACGCACGGGCGACAACTCGCGACGCATCACCCTCACGCCGCGCTGA
- a CDS encoding VOC family protein, producing the protein MATVNYKPEGYHTVTPYLIVRDAARAIDFYRRAFGAKELMRIAGTGGKIGHAEIQIGESRVCLADEYPEMGARSPETIGGSPVNFLVYVPDVDRVVEQAVAAGAKLKRAVADQFYGDRIGGVEDPFGHTWYIATHKEDVADDELQRRAAAMAQSK; encoded by the coding sequence ATGGCAACAGTGAATTACAAACCTGAGGGCTATCACACGGTCACACCGTACCTCATCGTGCGTGACGCGGCGCGGGCAATCGACTTCTACCGGAGGGCATTTGGGGCGAAGGAGTTGATGCGCATCGCCGGCACGGGCGGCAAGATCGGGCATGCTGAGATCCAGATCGGCGAATCGCGCGTCTGTCTGGCTGACGAGTATCCTGAGATGGGCGCGCGCAGCCCGGAGACGATCGGCGGCTCGCCGGTCAATTTCCTGGTGTACGTCCCCGATGTGGACCGGGTCGTCGAGCAAGCGGTCGCGGCCGGCGCCAAGCTGAAACGTGCGGTGGCCGACCAGTTTTACGGGGATCGAATCGGGGGCGTCGAGGACCCGTTCGGGCACACGTGGTACATCGCCACGCATAAAGAAGATGTGGCTGACGACGAGTTGCAGCGGCGCGCGGCGGCGATGGCGCAGAGCAAGTAG